CCGTGTCCCCGCTGGCACCGTGGGGTGTGAGCGGGGGGCTCCTCTcggccagcccagcctggagccgGCGGCACACGGGGATTTTCCACTTTCCGCCGTGCAAAGGCATTTCCCGAGGCTGGGAAGGGCGCAGCTCCCGCCGAGCTGGCGTTTTCCCATTAGCATAGCGGGAACAGGGACCCTTTTCTTCTCCCGACGCCGGACACGGGGCGGGTGCTGgcggtgctggggctgggacaccaCGAGGGCGGTGAGAGAGGGACGGGGGGAGGGAGAAGACGGGGAAACTGCAGCCCCCGGGAGCAGCAGCggagaggcagagagggcaAGGACAGGGCTGAACCCCGCCGTGTACCCCCGAGCGAGGAGCTGCGAGGCTGTGCCCGGGAAGGGCCAGCACACAAAGCCCACCCCATGGaaccccacagctccccagggctcgGGCTCCAATGTGCGGCCACCCCTGCTCAGACCTCGGTGCCACCTGGTCTCTGCTGCCACCAAAGTGGCACCACCACCACCCGGCCACAAGCTGAGAGATGTGAATGCCGAAGGGCAGCAGAAGACActccccagctccccagagTCCCACAGCTGCCCCACACCACCAGTGAGCATCCTGCTCTCTTGCCACCACTGTTTCTCCATTAAAAAGTTCCTAATCTAAAACAGTCCCTGTGTGCTCTGGTCTCCAGTGGCTCACAGCTGGGATGGGCATGAACACTGCCTGCGAGGGTGCAAGACACACGGAGCTGTCAGGATTGCCACACAAGCCACAGGTTCCTGCGCTGAGGGAAAGCTTTTCTCTGGGATGGACAATTAGGCAATTACTTAATCCCCAcgtgcagctcctgctgcagaaggaattGCTCGGGTGAGCAGGGCAGTACCCTGGAAAGCCTCCTGGGGCCAAAGGCATCAATCCCCATatcccacagggatggagcagccagcTGATCCCACGGCATCCCCTCAGAATGCCACTTCCCGAGGGTGGAGGCTGCACACTGGGatgtcccctctcccagcactAGTGGGCCTTGTGTCCTGCTGAAGCTTCACTCTCCAAAGCCAGTGACACTTTTGCTTAGCCCAGATGTGCACTGGACTCCCAGAGAAAAGCCAAGGGCTTGTGgcctcagccagggctgcaggaaacCCCCTGCACTCCCTGTCCTCAGAGGGGTCCTGGCACAGACAGGTCTGTGCATTTCTCCACACAGGATGCTCCAGTTTGCAAACACCAGTGAGAGAATTCACAAACACTGACTGATttagcacacacacaaaaccaaacaaactttGTGGCTGACTAATCCTCACAGACTGGCAAAACTTCCCAGttccactggaaaaagaaaacagtccATGATAGTTTGGGGGAATTTCTGCTGCACCAACTGGGGGGTGCTCCTGCCTCAATTCCCAGAGCCAGAAAGCTTGGGGAGTTCAACAggggcctggggctgtgctcagcatGGGGCCATTTAAATGCACTTAAAAGGGCATAACTGATACAGTGATATTTTTTAGATACTACAGACAAGATGCACAAATTACAGATAGACACGAGTGATACAGAAGGAAACTTTTGAGGGCTGTATTCTCATTCAATTTTAACTCCATTTATACCGAAGCACCCAAAAGTAACTGTCTTGGGGCGTCTACAGAGACTCTCATGCAGGATGGAGTTCCAGCAAAAACTTGCTGCTACTGCTCTCTACTTCTCCTGGAGACGCCTTTGTGAAAACAAGAAGTATAAATCAGGCTGCATTTTTAAGTACCGAAAGGGACATAAGCAGAATGCTCACCAGGCAGTTTTTCCTACCTCCTGGGAATagcactgagctgctggagcctggctgGGACATTAATCCTGGGACATTAATCCCCTGCCCCCAAGGCAGGCATCAGAGCAGCCCAAGGAATTGCAACAGCTCTTATTATtagctggagcagggaggctCCCGTGGCAAAATGCCTGAGTGCAGCACGGGGTGGGCTGGCAGCACATGTGTGTACTCACACTCATACTCACACTCACCCCTGGTACCTGCCCCTGACAGCAcactcagcagctgaaaaaaacccacaggcaACAGGGACACCTCTTCCTCTGGCTGGCAAGATGAAATGCCACTTAATAAACTGCATCTAGGCTACTTGAGTATTTTTGCACATAGTTCTGATGACAGCTGCTGTCTGGGGAGGATCCCAGCCCTAATTCTGGCCAAGGGTTGGGATTAAATGCCAGGACAGAGGAATCTTGTCAGGTGCAGTGCTGGCTCCTTGTGAGGGCAGGTGTCTGCAAGCTGAATGCCTGGCATGAATTCACACCAGCCTCCTCTCACTTGTGGAAGGTTGGGCCATTCATGTACCAACTTTCCCACATCCAAATCCAGAGGTAAACCCTGTCCAGTGCACCTTCTTGGGCAGAACAGGGGACATGGCATCAGGACTGCGACACAGGATGGGGGATCTGACAGCTCCTGGGTGCCAACAATCAAATCCCCTGATAGCTCCAAGcatgcagccccagagcagctggaagcatGGAGGTGACAGGATCCAGGGGCTTTTGCAAGCCCACCAGCGCCCAGTTTGTCCCACTCCAGCACTCTGGGGTCTCCAGAGGATTTCCACCCTGACCCACTGCCTGGCTCCACCACAGTGCAGAGACCAGTGATAGGAGaccctgcccagctgccctcAGGAGCCTGAGGTTGCTGTCAAACCCCACCAGAACCAGGCTGGTTTTGTGGGCACCCCGAGAGCACTGCAAAGCTGAGGGGGCTCAGGGCATGGGCAGGCAGCTGGAGTGAGGGCTAGCAGGGACACGGTGCTCCTCCCTGTCAGGAGCATCAGAGCAGGATTTACAGCAAACAGCATCGGGCACATCTTCCTTTGACACCTGTTCAGTCAAAACCACTGCCCAAAGATGTCCTTTCCTTCAGGCATGGACAAGGAGAGACATTCCACGCTCAGTGACACCAAGTGCCCATCCCGtgcccatcccctgctcctggccacCACACCCCAGGATATTTTCAGGCTGGACAAGAGCCACATGCCTCTGCCAGCCTTCTTTGGGGATGCCAGGAACGGCTCTGAGGCAGCTTCAGAAAACCCTTTATGCCAaccctcacacacacaaagcctCATTATGTGACAGCGAATTCTTTTCGCCCCCTGTGGCCATGGGGGCTGCCAGGCTTGTCCTGGAGAGGGATCTTGCTCCCAGCCCCGTGccacagggctgagctgctgccacctgcTTCCCCACTCCAAAGGGAATCAAGAGGTAGAAGAGGTTTTTGGGGACAGgtcctggctgcaggcagggtgcaGAGCCCTCAcaccctgtgctgagctgtCTCAGGCTTCTGTTCCTACTGCTGGGAAGAATTCCAAAACCCTgagaaagaagaagcagcagccccagcccagacCTCAGCCCCATGGGTTTTGCTAAGAGAAGGCTGAGTTATGGGGAGAGGAAGGACTTAAATCAGTGCCCAGGATAAATAATTGCATGTTCTGTTTATGATCCTGAGACAGCAAcacaaaacaccagaaaaagagttgaaaagaaccagaaaacaGGCTCCTGGTGAAATCTAGCAGTTCTTGCTGAGCTCTGAAATTCACTCTTTGCCTTTCTCCTGTAGATATCAATCAGTTTATCAGGCTCCTacttgcaggagcagcagcagctgtgggaagagaacaacaagaacaagaacagagacagggatggggaagcaCTGGGAGAACAGCCATGGGGACCAGGGTGCTCCAATGGCTCCCTTGGCCCCTACAGCTACTCTGCTCCAAGGGCTTCAGAGCATGGAGCTCTCTGCAACCAGAATAGCCAGGACCAGATGTTTTCAGGGCCACTATGCTCACACGAGTTTCTTATGAGCACAGGTCTTCAGAGGGGTACAGAGATGCCATTGGGACCTGACAGACAAACAAGTTGCACAAGGAGCACAGACACTGTGCTGAGGGAGCCCAGCCAGGAGCCTGTGGACCCACAGGCACAGAAGGAGCCTGAGAGAAAAGCCCACAATGCCCAGAccaaacacagaggaaaacagccAGTGCCGATTCCCCTGGCCAGGGAGGCTTatcctccctgcagggcctTGGGGAATCACCTTCTGCCCTCAACCCCTGACACATTCCCTGCTTTGCTTTGTCAGTACCTCAGGATGAACAGAAGTCCTGTTCCTATTTGGGTAGAAATCTCTCAGGGTAGTAAGATCAACCGTTAAAGGATACAAAGGCAGCTTAACCCACTGTATTTGAGCTGCACATCACCAGTGAGAAGCAGGAGTTTAGaacaaaagagaagataaaTCATCCATGTCTGCCAGAGCATCCCAACCTCAAGACCAGCTGGGCATCTCtagggagcagggaatggggcacAGGGAACAGGCACCCACTGCCACCAGGTGGAACACTTACCAGACGTCCAGAGCATGTCTTCACTTCCCCAGGAGACACAGAGAAGGCATTAACCTCATCTTCCTTGCAGTCTAGGGCATTGTGGGCTCTCCCCAGGTCTGTCCTGAGCAGCCCCATCTGATCTGTTTCGTTGTGCCTGAGCATGTGCCCAGGCTTTGTCTGAGAGTGTTCATCAAAGGCCAAtgcttccctgctgctgaaaaattTATTGTGGCCTGTAGCATCCCCACTGTGCCCTGCAGGTCCCTGTGGGAGGCTGATAAATCTTGATCGCTGCCTCCTGGGTCTCCTGGGAAAAGATCCCCAGAGGGACAGCAAGGATTTGTCATGGATCAGCTCATAACCAGGCTCATCCTCAGGACTGCACACGCTGCTCCTTGGACAGAGGAAGCCATAGACACCTTCCTCATCTTCAGCTGATGAGGAAGGGCATGGGGTCAGGGGCTCATCCTGCTGGCCTGGAGACACCGGTGGCTTTGCTTGATGCTCAGCTCTCCTTGGCTTCATCATCCATGCACGGAGCCCTCACTgccactggcacagctggcaaTGTAAAACCATAACTCATTAGCAAGAACCAGTCAGGAGactttttaacatttattttgcttttcctcaatttcctttccatttgaTTAGAAAGGGGTGTTTTGGTCCTTACTCTTGGCACCTCCATGCTCTCCTCACCAGAGATCCACAGTTACAACTGGACCAGCTGGGTTTGTATTCTTCATTTCTCTCTTAAAACTCCTAGCTCCCTCTATACCTTCAGAGGAGGGTGTGCTTCACATTGTGCCCTTTTCACTGCTGGCAATGCAGCACTGGAGGGAGAGTTGGGATTTGGAGGGAGCTTGTTGCGATGGATTTCAGGTGCTGTCTGAGGTGTGTTTTAGGCtcctgggaggagctggggccAAGACTCCTGTACAGGCAGGGGAAGTTTGGCTGAGGCAGGAAATCACTCCATCTCCTCCCAcctgggaacagcagggaagAACAGAGGTCCCAGGTGGGAAGACCCTGCCTGTACATgtgtcccactgtccccaagGCTCTGATGATGCTTCCTTACTTCCatcagcagcacaaacagcagctgctcagacACAGGGATCTGAGCACAGACATGGCAAGGTATCAGGCATGGGGAAGCCGTGGCACTCCAGAAAACTTGCcctgttcccttccctgaaaCGTGGGCAGAGGGGACAAGGTTCAGGGAGGGTAACTGGGGCAGAAACACCAAACCCGTCCTTCCCAAGTCAGGAAATGCACTTATTATTGGGTTTTATTCCACCTAGGATTCAGAATAAATAGAGCAAACCTTCACTCTTGTCTCCCAGAGACCCTGagcctgccagcacaggcaaTGTCCCCTGACAAGGTGAGAGCAGAGCAATGCAGCAACGCTCATGTCTGTCCCAGCAggtgcctccagggctgggctgtcaCACCTCCCCTCGGTGACACTCTCCCTGACATCTCCACCGAGAAACCTTCCCTACGGGACAGTGCCTGTCCCACCCCACCCATCACTGCCCTCTCATTGAGTACCTGCAACGTGCAGAttcagctgcctccagcctgacttccagctcctgcagccatgTCACCTGGTTTCCGTGCCAGAAGAGCCAAAGGTCAGGAATTACGTTCACAGTCCCAGCTGTCAACAGCAGCACTGTAAGGGTTACTTCCTGATTTTACTGGGAAAGTCCTTCCTTCCACTGTCACCTGCCCCTTCGCTTACCCTAGTACACAATTCAGCATGCAGAGTATTTGCCTTAAAAGATTTCCTTGGGGAACAAAAATGCTAAATCCGAGCTTTATTCAAACAAAGTCTAACTacaaagcccagagctgcacTTGGAAACACCTCTTTTGAGCGGCGCAGTTACATTTCCAGGACTGGCAAACTGGGGcggggttttttggtttttgtttgttttttaatgccCCTTATTGAATGAGAGTGTTTTCttgcccagagcaggcagaaacCCAGCGGCAGGACTAGGTGAGGCACCATAGCCggggctggtggtggcagcTCAGACCTCGAGCTGCGAGCCCGGTCCTCGGCTGTGGCACCCAGACCCACGGGGAGGTGACAACTAAGCTGCAAAGGGCTGCCAGGGACGGCGCGGTCCTGCCGCCCTCTGGTGACCACCGGGCCGCGGTGGCTTTCCCCAGCCCATGCTCGGCACAGGGGCAGCGTGTGCTTGCTCCCACCAGCTCCGGGACAAGGCTCCCTAAGCAGGGCAGTGTCATGGATGTCCTCATTGTCAGCCCAAAGCACAGCGGGAGAGCATGGACAAACTCCTTCCCGGCCGCCCCCTCAGATCATGGTATGGCTCGAGGATGGGTTTAATTGCCATCGGTTCATTAGCCACTCAGGGATGGACCTTAATACTCACTCACCCATCAGGCCCCTTCCTGCCAGGTTTCTGCTCCCCCATTGCCTCCACCTCGttcagcccctgctgctccctggccagCGCCGCTGAGACACGCACAGGTCCCTTGGATGGCTCCTGAGACCTCCCGACCCTGAAGCCACTAGAACCCCGATTTTGGGGTACACCAGCACCACTGCTCCTTCCCCGAGCAGTCTGTGAGCCCAGCAGGATCCGTGCCTGGGCAGGGCGACGAACCAGCTCAGCCTCAGGGGCTCTGGCACCTGGGTCCTACTCTCCATGTGGGGCCAGGGGACACAGTATAGGGACTAGGGAGCTTCCCCCCTCCTGtctcagccaggccaggggagCTCCTGGTACTGCAGGTGCCACAGGaacagagagcacagagctTCTTCCATCCACAGGTCACGCTGCCCACGTGGCTTTCCGcctgtttgcttttctcaagTTAAAACTAAtaaattcttttcccttttattgGTATTAAATAGATCAAAATTAAACATATACAACAACTTCTGCTGataaacagtattaaaaaaaaactagtAGGAAAGAAAGCCTGGTTTGTGCATTGGAACATCAGtcatttctctgcagagcagttCAAACACTCCATTATAGGCAACACAGCGGCTTCTCCTTGCCAcccatccccagcagctttAAACAAGAAGGAAAGGCCTTTCCCCTTGGAAAGCATAACAGTTCTTACCATAGacatttccagcacaaattAAACCTCTCTGTTGTGGTGTCAAGGGATCACTCCGCTGCAGGGCCCTTGGGAGGGATGTGCTGCACACTTGGCTGGACAGGATGAGGGACATTCAGGGAGCACTCGCAGGTGACACCAGCACTTTAAGGGACTATCAACCATCTGCATTAATTCTAGGCATCTGCAAATATCAAACAAGCTCAAGGCAGTTTGTTTCCCTGAACCAAAATGGTTTGGTTGTGTTCAATGTGCCAGTGTCCCACTGCCTTTGGGATCACCATCTAGCCGAGGGAGGACTGGTTCTGTCACAGCTGGGGCTCTCCAGGACCTCCAAGAGTGGCTGAGGAACAAACTCCAGTTTGAACTTTTTGACTTTTTGAAGttgtgtaaaatatttaaaaatattattggaTCAATTAAATGCTATTCCAATTATCCTTCAGATAGAACGGCAGCTCAAGTCACAAGACCCAGAGAGAATCCAAGGATTTCTTTGAAAGCGTGGTTAAATTCTTGTAGAACAGAAAGATTCGGCTCAAGGAATTCCACCATAAGCCATCAAGCTTTACCATGCACTTCCCTTGAATACTTCTCTTCAGCTTCAAAAAGCTGAACtaacatttaaatgaaagaaaaatggcacactttaaaagaaaaaccacattCCATACCAGCAATAATTTAATGGATGCTTAAAAATTCCCCTTTCCATGGTTCCCATGTCTACAAACCACCAcagctcccctccagccccttgGTGCCACAGCCAGGCCCTGCCACACACAGCAGCTCATTATTcacaaatgcaaaaatgcacttttaatctgaaattcagcaatttCCATCCCAACTCCCACCCACTGCTAGTGTTTACAGCACAGACTGCTCTTGCACATATAACTAGAAATTAGGCACATTCACACCTCAGCAGAACACACTGACTTCGGTTTCAGTCTGTCTGCACAGGAAAAAGGACATTTTACAGCAGCTTTTTCACCTCACATATTTCATGGATTGTTGACTGAGAACAACAGACAACAGGAATAATTTCTGTAGTTTCTAAAAACAAGTCCCAGCTCCCAGTGTCTGCACCAAGAGACACCTAACCCTTGCACACCTGTACCCAGGAGAGGTACACGATGAACCTGCAGTGACTGGAGGAGCCCCCTCCCTTTCAATAAAGTATTAAGCAAAATTAAATCCCCACAAATCAACCCAAGAACAGTGTCTGACATCTCATAGGAAGTACACGGGAACGTAAACGCAGATTTGCACGTATTTCTTTGCTGTTCCCAGGAACAACCACAGGAACAGTCACACACAGGCAGGTGAGAGCAGAATTCACATCCTGCTTCCCACACCTCTAGTACCATTTACTTCCCTTCCTTCAAGCTGTTTTAACACTTTTGGCCCCAAACCCTGGTATGGTTTTTCAGACCCAAACAGCCTGTTCAGCAAAACCTCAACTTCCTGCACAGATCCCCTTGTTTTTATCATATATAACACATTCATGGTACCTTCCAAGGAAATTTTCGCTTCCCAAATGCAGAGTGTGAGCCCAGTCCCTGCTACAAAGCAGTCTCAGCATTCCTGCAGGAGCTTTGTGAGACCATTCCCCTCATGGATGCAATGCTGAAGGCATCAAGCTGGAACCCTCTTGTCTGCCATATGAagggacagacacacacaaCATATGAATACAGGCAAAAACAACTCCCTGCCACCAGCTCTAAGTCCCAACTGAGTTTTGACTGAACTCTCCTTTCCTGGGAAAATCCCAGTCGCTCAATGCCCTGGGTGCGAATCCCACCACTGTACAAGGGAATGAAAAGGAGTCAGACACGTCTCTTTCCTCTCCACACATCATCGTAGTGAAGTTCTACAGTTTGATAAGGCATTTTTATCTTCAGTGAGAATCCAAGCACAGATGAAGTTGTGAGAACTTCATCTCCCAAAAGCTTGAAAATCCAGatctcctgctctctcctcagATGGAACAATCCCTGTCCCACTGGGCATTGTTTATTTAACACCAGTACAGAACAGGGCTAAATAAACCCCTCAGCAGCTGGACCTCAGTATCTTTCACAAAGAGGGACACACAAATGAGCACTTTTTTGCAGCTCTCTGGCTTTATCCCACAACCTGCCTTTTTACAGTATCCCTATATATAAATTAGAAAGAGATAAAGCCAAGGATTCACTGCAGCGTCCATGAACAAGTCCAGTCCGTGTACCAGTCCCTCAGGATGGTGCTCACTGGGGAGTGAAGGTCAGGATCATCCAGCTGATGACGAAGTAGAAGAGGAAGATGGGGTACACAACGAGTGCCTTGCGGTTGGGGGGCTGGCTGTCTGCCAGAAACGCCGTGGATGCTGTGGAGACACAAAACACTTGGAGCAGGAGCATCAGAACCCTCACAGCCCCCACTCCATGGAGAAAACTGCTGTGAGGATCTGCACTGCCATTGTGTTGAAAAAGAAACCACTGCTCAAACCAACGGGCTGTAATCACCAAGTGCAACTGCCTTTATCATACAGAATGACAtgtcatggaatcacagaatcacagcactGTTTGGCAGGGAAAGGATTTCCAATTCcatctcctgccacagccagggacaccttccactagcccaggttgctccaagccctgacCAGCCTGGCCATAAATGCTGATTAACACTGTACAGTGAGAGCCAGACTTATAGATAAAGAACAGGAGAAATCCTGCAAATGCATCTCtataaaatcagcattttctaaTAGCATTTATAACATAATCATAGAATAAACCACCGAACAGTCTCACAGAGTTTAACACTAAATCGTCATCCTGCTGCCAAAGACAATTTGCATATGACCATGGAAATcaccaggagcagaggcagagcctgAACCTCTGCCAGCTCAAGGACTGGGAGAACTATTTCTAcagccctccagcagcacagggacaccttAGACTAGAGCATCCCTTGGTTTTGCCTGAGGGAATGAAtcagaatcattaggttggaaaagacccccaggatcatcaagtccaacccaaccctaacctcaactaaaccatggcaccaagtgccatacccagtcttttcttaaataaatccagagatggtgactctaccacctccccaggcagaccattccaatacATTATTAGCCTTTCTGTAAAAGACTTTCCTGATACCTAGCCTCTATTTCCCTTGGTgcttaaggctgtgtcctctcattcgGTCACTTGCTGCCTGAAGAAAGAGACCAGctccacctgagcacagccacccttcaggaagctggagagagtgataaggtcacctctgagtccccttttctccaggctaaacagccccagctccctcagtcgttcctcaTAGGGCTTGTGTTtcaagcccctcaccagcctcgttgcctcctGTGGATGCACTCAAGTGTCTCAACGTCCTTCttaaactgaggggccagagctgggcatagcactcagtgtccttcctaaactgaggggccagagctgggcatagcactcagtgtccttcctaaactgaggggccagagctggacatggatcaagctgcccagggcacaggtgAGGGACTCACCCAGGGTGGACCAGGCGAACATGGCCCCCACCACGATGAGGCGGATGATGAAGCTGACGGTGCCCCCGCCcgccagcagcaccagcctgcaCACCAGCATGGCCACGGTCAGGGGCATCACGCAGtaccccagcacacacaggctcTGGAAgaaggagctgcacagggagacAGCAACAGGGAAACAGCAGTCAGGCCAGGCAGGGCAGAACTCTGTGCACAGGAGCTGCCACGGAATGACCCCACACTCACATGGTGCCGCCCAGGAGCTTCGAGTTGAGTGTGATGACAACGGCCCCAAACCAGATGATGACAAAGACCTCGGCAAACTGGGGCCCTCCGTCATCCTTGCTGTCTGCAGAGCCACCCTGCAGCATCCTGGAGTGGGGAACAGGGAGAAACAGCTGCAGTGGGGAACAGACAGATGGAGACATCAGCACTGACTGAGTTTTCCCAGACTGGAGTaggtgccagagcaggagccccAGCACTGATCTCCAGTTATGCTGCAGGGCCAtccattttatattttcatccattttatatttcagctttgcagaggaaaagaaaatggttgTGGCTCAACTGAAGCGATTTCAGCCCATTTCTCTCCCTGTTTTGAGGGCTATGGAAGCATTCAGAACGGAATCAAGCCATGGACAACAGGCTGAGATGGAAATTAAAGTTCCAAAGTTTTGGTACCTCTCAAAGCAGCAGAGTAGTGTGTGATTGAAAAAAACAGCCTCAGGGAAATCTTGGAATAGCTACAGGATGCAGGCACTTTAGCTGAATCAGGACAACTGAGATACCTTCAGTAAAATCATTCCTAGGCCAGGGGACCAGGAAGCGTTCATCCTTAAGCCCTAAATTTAGGGACAGGAGGTTCTCATGGGCTTGCAATGTCACGAACACATTTTATCAGAGAACCCAACCAAGTAGTGCTTGCACAAGACAGAGAGGGATCAGATGCAATTCATCTTAACACAttaattagtaatttttaaCACTCCATTTCCCTCATGTGCTGGGCTACAAAACTCCAAATTCCTCGGGAATACTCACAGAGCCAGAGCGACACACAGCACCAATGGGCCCCACAGAtcccctgcagggagagagaaaacacaaaagttCTGCTTTTTCAGGAGTCATAGATGCCCT
The genomic region above belongs to Sylvia atricapilla isolate bSylAtr1 chromosome Z, bSylAtr1.pri, whole genome shotgun sequence and contains:
- the LOC136374346 gene encoding uncharacterized protein, coding for MMKPRRAEHQAKPPVSPGQQDEPLTPCPSSSAEDEEGVYGFLCPRSSVCSPEDEPGYELIHDKSLLSLWGSFPRRPRRQRSRFISLPQGPAGHSGDATGHNKFFSSREALAFDEHSQTKPGHMLRHNETDQMGLLRTDLGRAHNALDCKEDEVNAFSVSPGEVKTCSGRLVSVPPGGSGCLFPVPHSLLPRDAQLVLRLGCSGRHG
- the LOC136374575 gene encoding protein YIPF6-like, which produces MTSGGLHVAGAAKMAAAEGSGAGETLFPGLADVSISQDIPVEGEITVPVGSNSPDEDYSTLDEPVKDTIMRDLKAVGKKFVHVMYPRKSSALLRDWDLWGPLVLCVALALMLQGGSADSKDDGGPQFAEVFVIIWFGAVVITLNSKLLGGTISFFQSLCVLGYCVMPLTVAMLVCRLVLLAGGGTVSFIIRLIVVGAMFAWSTLASTAFLADSQPPNRKALVVYPIFLFYFVISWMILTFTPQ